Proteins from a single region of Macrotis lagotis isolate mMagLag1 chromosome 2, bilby.v1.9.chrom.fasta, whole genome shotgun sequence:
- the LOC141514933 gene encoding lysozyme C-like isoform X1, translated as MKALLCLGFIFLATTVHGRTMTKCEFARLAKEHGLSGYDGVSLENWVCAAYSESSFNTQATHYNPGDRSTDYGPWQINSHYWCNDGKTPNAYNGCHVQCSELLGDDITKSVKCIKQIVREQGMEAWVGWRKVCQGRNLSDYLRDCHL; from the exons ATGAAGGCGCTTCTTTGTCTGGGGTTCATCTTTCTCGCCACGACAGTCCATGGTAGGACGATGACAAAATGTGAATTTGCCAGATTAGCAAAGGAGCATGGCTTGAGTGGCTATGATGGTGTCAGTCTGGAAAACT GGGTGTGTGCAGCTTATTCAGAGAGTAGTTTTAACACCCAAGCTACACACTACAATCCTGGAGATAGAAGTACTGATTATGGACCATGGCAGATCAACAGTCACTATTGGTGCAATGATGGCAAGACTCCTAACGCATATAATGGATGTCACGTGCAGTGCTCAG AACTCTTGGGAGATGACATCACTAAATCAGTAAAATGTATAAAGCAAATTGTGAGAGAACAAGGCATGGAGGCATG GGTGGGTTGGAGAAAAGTTTGCCAAGGAAGAAATCTTTCTGACTATCTCAGAGATTGTCATTTATAA
- the LOC141514933 gene encoding lysozyme C-like isoform X2, which translates to MKALLCLGFIFLATTVHGVCAAYSESSFNTQATHYNPGDRSTDYGPWQINSHYWCNDGKTPNAYNGCHVQCSELLGDDITKSVKCIKQIVREQGMEAWVGWRKVCQGRNLSDYLRDCHL; encoded by the exons ATGAAGGCGCTTCTTTGTCTGGGGTTCATCTTTCTCGCCACGACAGTCCATG GGGTGTGTGCAGCTTATTCAGAGAGTAGTTTTAACACCCAAGCTACACACTACAATCCTGGAGATAGAAGTACTGATTATGGACCATGGCAGATCAACAGTCACTATTGGTGCAATGATGGCAAGACTCCTAACGCATATAATGGATGTCACGTGCAGTGCTCAG AACTCTTGGGAGATGACATCACTAAATCAGTAAAATGTATAAAGCAAATTGTGAGAGAACAAGGCATGGAGGCATG GGTGGGTTGGAGAAAAGTTTGCCAAGGAAGAAATCTTTCTGACTATCTCAGAGATTGTCATTTATAA